Proteins co-encoded in one Nitrospinota bacterium genomic window:
- a CDS encoding SPOR domain-containing protein, translating to MADSEYKPEEEGSLDEFEKDVIAKEKKKSQRNVAISAVLLVVLAGAGYYFYSTMFGAPEAPPPPVVAPAMTPAPEAAAPAATPAAPAAAPVAPVKKVEAKKEEPAKKTAATEAKAAPGKTETAKPAPAAPGAYTLQLGVFVEKANAEALIKQAEKLGFTPETLEKPVNVKSIGIYTGYYRYRELAAEGSAKLSKDGFANRIVLKGPGNYTVEVGTYKTDKEADVVVKKLNANGYKVDVDYTTVKKPASVVLLRNIESADRVKEITDTLKGNKIDYVVLRKK from the coding sequence ATGGCTGATAGCGAATATAAGCCTGAAGAAGAAGGCTCGCTGGACGAGTTCGAAAAAGACGTGATCGCGAAGGAAAAGAAAAAATCCCAACGCAACGTCGCCATCAGCGCAGTGCTCTTGGTGGTGCTGGCGGGCGCCGGTTATTACTTCTACTCCACCATGTTTGGCGCACCTGAAGCGCCGCCCCCCCCCGTCGTAGCGCCCGCAATGACCCCCGCGCCGGAAGCCGCCGCTCCTGCCGCCACGCCGGCCGCTCCTGCCGCCGCTCCCGTTGCGCCGGTCAAGAAGGTCGAAGCAAAAAAAGAAGAACCGGCCAAGAAGACGGCCGCCACGGAAGCCAAAGCGGCGCCCGGAAAAACGGAAACCGCAAAACCGGCCCCCGCGGCGCCCGGCGCCTATACTCTGCAATTAGGGGTGTTTGTCGAGAAGGCGAACGCCGAAGCGCTGATCAAGCAGGCCGAAAAGCTTGGCTTTACTCCCGAAACGCTTGAGAAACCGGTCAACGTGAAAAGCATCGGCATCTATACCGGTTACTACCGCTACCGCGAATTGGCCGCCGAGGGAAGCGCGAAGCTTTCCAAAGACGGCTTTGCAAACCGGATAGTGCTGAAAGGACCCGGCAATTACACCGTTGAAGTCGGCACCTATAAAACCGACAAAGAAGCCGATGTGGTGGTGAAAAAACTGAACGCAAACGGTTATAAGGTTGATGTGGATTACACCACCGTGAAAAAACCGGCCAGCGTGGTGCTTTTACGGAACATTGAAAGCGCCGACCGGGTGAAAGAGATAACCGATACCCTTAAGGGGAATAAAATCGACTACGTGGTGCTTCGCAAGAAATAA
- a CDS encoding NifU family protein yields MKELIEKALEEVRPMLRRDGGDVELVGVNAEGVVLVKLKGACSGCPSAGITLRQGIEKTIKERVPGVKSVQSIG; encoded by the coding sequence ATGAAGGAACTAATCGAAAAGGCCCTTGAAGAGGTGCGGCCGATGCTCCGCCGCGACGGCGGCGATGTGGAGCTTGTCGGCGTGAACGCCGAAGGCGTGGTGCTGGTGAAGCTGAAAGGAGCCTGCTCCGGCTGCCCCAGTGCGGGAATTACATTGCGTCAGGGAATAGAAAAAACCATCAAGGAGAGGGTGCCAGGTGTCAAATCAGTCCAATCAATCGGGTGA
- the mdh gene encoding malate dehydrogenase translates to MTIKRYKITIIGAGHVGATAAQLCIYKRLGNVVLIDVVDGVPQGKALDMMESAPLESFDMIVKGTTDYADTQDSDIVVITAGLPRKPGMTREDLRDVNAEIVKSVSEQIAKHSPNCFLIVVSNPVDTMTEVARRYTKLPRERIVGMAGVLDSTRFRHFISLELGVSNVDITATVLGLHGEDMVPLPRYSSVAGIPITELISKERIDDMVKRTQDGGAEIVKYLKTGSAYYAPASSVAAMIESIVRDKKRVMPCAARLQGEYGIKDIFMGVPCILGKQGVEKIIELKLMPDELAALQKSAAGVAKSVSQLKV, encoded by the coding sequence ATGACCATTAAGCGGTACAAGATTACCATCATCGGCGCCGGGCACGTGGGCGCCACCGCCGCCCAGCTTTGCATCTACAAGCGGCTGGGCAACGTGGTGCTCATCGATGTCGTGGACGGCGTCCCGCAAGGGAAGGCGCTGGACATGATGGAGTCCGCTCCGCTGGAATCCTTCGACATGATCGTGAAGGGAACCACGGACTACGCCGATACCCAGGATTCCGACATCGTGGTAATCACCGCGGGGCTTCCCCGCAAGCCGGGGATGACGCGCGAGGATTTGCGCGACGTGAACGCGGAGATCGTGAAGAGCGTCAGCGAGCAGATCGCCAAGCATTCTCCGAACTGTTTCCTCATCGTTGTTTCCAACCCGGTGGATACCATGACCGAGGTTGCCCGGCGCTATACGAAGCTGCCGCGCGAGCGGATCGTCGGCATGGCGGGGGTGCTGGACAGCACCCGCTTCCGCCACTTCATATCCCTCGAGCTTGGGGTGAGCAACGTGGATATAACCGCCACGGTGCTCGGCCTTCACGGCGAGGATATGGTGCCGTTGCCGCGCTACTCTTCGGTAGCGGGCATTCCGATAACGGAACTCATTTCGAAGGAACGGATCGACGATATGGTGAAGCGCACCCAGGATGGGGGCGCCGAAATCGTCAAATACCTTAAGACCGGATCGGCCTACTACGCTCCGGCCTCTTCCGTCGCCGCCATGATCGAATCCATCGTGCGCGATAAAAAGCGGGTGATGCCCTGCGCGGCCCGCCTCCAGGGGGAGTACGGCATCAAGGATATCTTCATGGGCGTTCCCTGCATTCTGGGAAAACAGGGGGTCGAGAAAATCATTGAGCTGAAACTGATGCCGGACGAACTCGCGGCGCTGCAAAAGAGCGCGGCGGGGGTGGCCAAATCCGTTTCACAGCTTAAAGTCTGA